From Verrucomicrobia bacterium S94, the proteins below share one genomic window:
- a CDS encoding TraB/GumN family protein yields the protein MKSGLLRIFTRSALTAFLSLNLLPALAESTLWKASSKKGTLYIQGSAHVLKADNYPLAPAIEQAYSNSTALVLEVDMGEMMSPQTQQLIMSMAMLEPSDTLKTLLTPETYEQLAAAAAEAGLPIAAVERFKPWFATLSLSLMKMKQMGLDENLGLDKYFYGKATADGKKVIGLESIDFQISLFDNLSHENPDDFVRRALIELTQLENDFNELIEAWESGDLRTLETLITKSFKDYPGQYRKFITNRNKAWAEKLSAMATRKETYMVVVGAGHLPGEEGLINLLRKKGLQVEQL from the coding sequence ATGAAATCCGGTCTTTTGCGCATTTTCACTCGGTCCGCTTTGACAGCCTTTCTGTCTCTGAATCTGCTTCCGGCACTTGCCGAAAGTACGCTATGGAAGGCTTCATCCAAAAAGGGAACCCTGTACATTCAGGGCTCCGCTCATGTTCTGAAAGCCGATAACTATCCCCTCGCCCCGGCCATTGAACAGGCCTACTCCAACTCCACGGCCCTCGTCCTGGAAGTGGATATGGGAGAAATGATGTCACCCCAGACCCAGCAGCTCATCATGAGCATGGCCATGCTGGAACCCAGCGACACCCTGAAAACGCTGCTGACCCCGGAGACCTATGAACAACTCGCCGCAGCGGCAGCCGAAGCCGGCCTGCCGATCGCGGCCGTTGAACGGTTTAAACCCTGGTTTGCCACCCTGTCCCTCTCCCTGATGAAAATGAAACAAATGGGACTCGATGAAAACCTCGGCCTCGATAAATACTTCTATGGGAAAGCGACTGCTGACGGCAAAAAAGTGATCGGCCTGGAATCCATCGACTTTCAGATTTCCCTGTTCGACAACCTCTCCCATGAAAACCCCGACGACTTCGTCAGACGGGCCCTGATTGAACTGACACAGCTCGAAAATGACTTCAACGAACTGATTGAAGCCTGGGAATCCGGAGACCTTCGGACGTTGGAAACGCTGATCACCAAAAGTTTCAAAGACTATCCCGGGCAATACCGGAAATTCATCACCAACCGGAACAAAGCCTGGGCTGAAAAGCTGTCTGCAATGGCAACCCGGAAGGAAACCTACATGGTCGTTGTCGGAGCCGGACACCTTCCCGGCGAAGAAGGCCTCATCAATCTGCTCCGCAAAAAAGGCCTTCAGGTTGAACAACTGTAG
- the xth gene encoding exodeoxyribonuclease III, which produces MKIATFNANSIRSRLPILLRWLEDHQPDVLGIQETKCQDEDFPVEAIRDAGFYAVFKGEKSYNGVALICKNEPQEVHFGFDDGGPADETRLVRAVVDGISVVNTYVPQGRAIDHVMYKYKLGWYRRLKKLFEAEYSADQPLAWIGDINIAVEPIDVNNPAGKKNDPCYHIDAHNAFMDVCSFGFTDVFRKHHPDEEIYSFFDYRVKNAVERNMGWRIDYVLTTDPLAERCTSCDIDLEPRKKEKPSDHTFMIAEFSS; this is translated from the coding sequence ATGAAAATTGCAACGTTCAATGCGAATTCGATCCGATCACGCCTCCCGATACTGCTCCGGTGGCTGGAAGACCATCAGCCGGATGTGCTGGGCATTCAGGAAACCAAGTGCCAGGATGAGGATTTTCCGGTTGAGGCGATTCGGGATGCGGGCTTCTATGCGGTATTTAAAGGGGAAAAGTCATATAACGGTGTGGCGCTGATCTGTAAAAACGAACCGCAGGAGGTGCACTTCGGTTTTGATGACGGCGGTCCGGCGGATGAAACACGGCTGGTCCGGGCGGTGGTGGATGGGATTTCCGTGGTGAACACCTATGTCCCGCAGGGCCGGGCGATTGATCATGTGATGTACAAATACAAGCTGGGCTGGTACCGCCGACTTAAAAAACTGTTTGAAGCGGAATATTCGGCGGATCAGCCGCTCGCGTGGATCGGGGATATCAATATTGCGGTGGAGCCGATTGATGTAAACAATCCGGCCGGAAAAAAGAATGATCCCTGTTATCACATCGATGCGCATAACGCTTTTATGGATGTCTGCTCTTTCGGGTTCACGGATGTATTCCGGAAGCACCATCCGGATGAGGAGATTTATTCGTTTTTCGATTACCGGGTGAAAAATGCCGTGGAGCGGAATATGGGCTGGCGCATCGATTATGTGCTGACGACCGATCCGCTGGCGGAGAGGTGCACGTCCTGTGACATTGATCTGGAGCCGCGTAAAAAAGAGAAGCCGTCAGATCATACCTTTATGATTGCGGAATTCAGTTCGTGA
- a CDS encoding redoxin domain-containing protein produces MKIMLPFLCVCCTGLTALSNPPSPETGPASPEKIATAIRSSKKLTMVHTWATWCAPCRDEFPELVQIINDFPEMDVILVSCDNPQNLQPVKNFLVEYNAPVSSLVSTDLNQNFIETLSPDWSGSLPSTFFYINGKLVREWEGRKSYEDYRKTIETLLKTKGAQYD; encoded by the coding sequence ATGAAAATAATGCTTCCGTTCTTATGCGTATGCTGCACAGGGCTGACCGCTCTGTCAAACCCGCCCAGCCCCGAGACCGGACCGGCTTCTCCGGAAAAAATCGCAACAGCCATCCGCTCTTCGAAAAAGCTGACCATGGTCCACACCTGGGCCACCTGGTGCGCGCCCTGCCGCGACGAATTTCCGGAATTAGTACAGATCATCAACGACTTCCCCGAAATGGACGTCATTCTGGTTTCCTGCGACAACCCGCAAAATCTGCAGCCCGTGAAGAATTTTCTTGTTGAATACAACGCTCCCGTCAGTAGCCTTGTATCCACTGATCTGAACCAGAATTTTATCGAAACCTTATCTCCGGACTGGTCCGGTTCGCTGCCCTCCACCTTTTTCTACATAAACGGGAAACTCGTCCGCGAATGGGAAGGCAGAAAAAGTTATGAGGACTACCGGAAAACCATCGAGACACTGTTAAAAACGAAAGGAGCTCAATATGATTAA
- a CDS encoding thioredoxin family protein: protein MIKHPITTILLTVGLAANAPALEIGDEIVDTHVKMQSIDDATLTLSELKGPKGTLVIFTCSTCPFVLNWQKTMVEIGNTYSKKGIGVIFINSNDPDQNGDTFESMKTMAREEGYQFPYLVDSTSDVARSFGATKTPDVFLFDANDKLVYKGAVGEGGHTVGEKIWLKDALDALLNGEKIENPVTKTVGCGIKFR from the coding sequence ATGATTAAACATCCTATAACCACAATCCTGCTCACTGTCGGCCTCGCCGCCAACGCCCCCGCACTGGAAATCGGCGACGAAATCGTCGACACCCATGTGAAAATGCAAAGTATCGACGACGCCACCCTCACGCTCTCCGAGCTCAAGGGCCCGAAAGGAACCCTCGTCATTTTTACCTGTAGCACCTGTCCGTTTGTCCTCAACTGGCAGAAAACCATGGTTGAAATCGGCAATACCTATTCCAAAAAAGGCATAGGCGTTATTTTCATAAACTCCAACGATCCCGATCAAAACGGCGATACCTTCGAAAGCATGAAAACAATGGCACGGGAAGAAGGCTATCAGTTCCCCTACCTCGTCGACTCCACCTCAGATGTCGCCCGCAGCTTCGGAGCCACCAAAACGCCGGACGTCTTCCTTTTTGATGCCAATGACAAACTCGTTTATAAAGGCGCCGTCGGCGAGGGCGGCCACACCGTCGGAGAAAAAATCTGGCTGAAAGATGCTCTCGATGCGCTGCTCAACGGCGAGAAAATCGAAAATCCCGTAACCAAAACTGTCGGCTGCGGAATTAAATTCAGATAA
- a CDS encoding glutamine--tRNA ligase/YqeY domain fusion protein, which translates to MSDEIKTTNFIHDIIDADIAAGKYETIVTRFPPEPNGYLHIGHAKAITLDFGTALKYGGRCHLRFDDTNPEAEDIEYVNAIQEDIKWLGFDWGEHLYWASNYFDRMYELAIELIKKGKAYVCHLSSEEFKDYRGVPTEPGKEPPGRKNSIEENLALFEKMKNGEFEDGACVLRARIDMASPNLHLRDPAIYRIKHARHHNTGDKWCIYPMYDFAHCIEDSIEGVTHSMCTMEFEVHRPLYDWILEELGVFRSRQYEFSKLNLTYVVLSKRRLLQLVNEGYVSGWDDPRMPTLCGMRRRGFTAEAIKKLCEVVGCTKYEGITEIELFESIIRDDLNENSLRAMAVVDPIKVIIDNYPEDRTEEFEVPNHPKKEELGTRKVPFSKELWIERTDYMDDAPNKFRGFTVGREVRLRGAYLATCDSVEKDAEGNVTVLHCTYDPETRGGSAPDGRKVRSTIHWVSAKHAVDAEVRLYDRLYTVENPLADKEKDFKEFINPDSLKIITAKLEPGLARAEPGTRFQFERVGYFCADKDHTPGKPVFNRTITLRAPRKN; encoded by the coding sequence ATGAGCGACGAAATAAAAACCACAAATTTTATTCACGATATCATCGATGCCGACATCGCGGCGGGTAAATACGAAACCATCGTCACGCGTTTCCCGCCCGAACCCAACGGCTACCTGCACATCGGCCACGCCAAGGCCATCACCCTCGATTTCGGCACCGCGCTCAAATACGGGGGCCGCTGTCACCTTCGCTTCGACGACACCAACCCGGAAGCCGAAGACATCGAATACGTCAATGCCATACAGGAAGACATCAAATGGCTCGGCTTCGACTGGGGCGAACACCTCTACTGGGCCTCCAACTATTTCGACCGGATGTATGAACTTGCGATTGAGCTGATCAAAAAAGGCAAAGCCTACGTCTGCCACCTCTCCTCGGAAGAATTCAAGGATTACCGCGGTGTACCGACCGAACCCGGCAAAGAACCGCCCGGCCGCAAAAACTCCATTGAGGAAAATCTTGCGCTTTTTGAAAAAATGAAAAACGGTGAATTCGAGGACGGCGCCTGTGTGCTTCGTGCCAGAATCGATATGGCTTCGCCCAACCTTCACCTGCGCGACCCCGCGATTTACCGAATCAAACACGCCCGCCATCACAACACCGGCGACAAATGGTGCATCTATCCGATGTACGACTTCGCGCACTGTATCGAAGACTCCATCGAAGGCGTGACCCACTCCATGTGCACCATGGAATTCGAGGTGCACCGCCCGCTTTACGACTGGATTCTCGAAGAACTCGGCGTTTTCCGCTCCCGCCAGTATGAATTTTCCAAACTGAACCTGACTTATGTCGTACTCAGTAAACGCCGGCTGCTTCAGCTGGTGAACGAAGGATATGTGTCCGGCTGGGATGACCCGCGCATGCCGACACTCTGCGGGATGCGCCGCCGCGGCTTCACCGCCGAGGCCATCAAAAAACTGTGCGAAGTGGTCGGCTGCACCAAATATGAAGGAATCACGGAAATCGAACTCTTCGAATCCATCATCCGCGACGACCTCAATGAAAACTCACTCCGGGCCATGGCGGTTGTCGATCCGATCAAAGTCATCATTGACAACTATCCCGAAGACCGTACCGAAGAATTCGAAGTTCCGAACCATCCGAAAAAAGAGGAACTCGGCACCCGCAAAGTCCCCTTCTCGAAAGAACTCTGGATTGAACGCACGGACTATATGGACGATGCCCCCAATAAATTCCGAGGGTTCACCGTCGGCCGGGAAGTCCGGCTGCGTGGCGCCTACCTCGCCACCTGCGACTCTGTTGAAAAAGATGCCGAAGGCAACGTGACGGTGCTGCACTGCACCTACGATCCGGAAACCAGGGGCGGTTCCGCACCGGATGGCCGTAAAGTCCGCTCCACCATCCACTGGGTTTCCGCAAAACATGCCGTCGATGCCGAAGTCCGGCTCTACGACCGCCTCTACACGGTCGAAAACCCGCTGGCTGATAAAGAGAAGGATTTCAAGGAATTCATCAATCCGGATTCGCTGAAAATCATTACCGCAAAACTGGAACCCGGACTGGCCCGGGCCGAACCCGGAACCCGTTTTCAGTTCGAGCGTGTCGGCTATTTCTGCGCCGACAAAGATCACACTCCGGGAAAACCGGTCTTCAACCGGACCATCACGCTGCGTGCACCCCGGAAAAACTGA
- a CDS encoding uracil-xanthine permease: protein MEEIGMPKKLVLGIQHVFAMFGATVLMPTLTGMDPSVALLAAGIGTFIFHGVTGGGVPVFLGSSFAFIGAIKAVAGEDGSGLPYALGGVICAGLVYVIMSGIVRLGGAEVIKRLFPAVVTGPVIMVIGLSLAPIGVNMASSDWLLSGVAILTIIAVSCFMKGFFKLVPILIGIFVGYVLAAVLGRVDYTALTEGSGILIGAQNFTFPKFSAGAIGTIMPIAVVSVMEHIGDITTNGAVVGKNFFEKPGLHRTLLGDGLATMCSGLFGGPPNTTYSENTGVLAVTKNYNPSVIRIAAGVAILLGIFSPVGAFLQTIPKAVMGGVSFILFGMIASVGIRTISNAQLNFNRSRNLIIVALILVCGLGGVSFTIGGVELKGIGLSALVGMIANLVLHIILPDDPDND, encoded by the coding sequence ATGGAAGAAATAGGGATGCCGAAAAAGCTGGTTCTGGGGATCCAGCATGTATTTGCCATGTTTGGTGCAACGGTTTTAATGCCGACGCTGACGGGGATGGATCCGAGTGTTGCGCTGCTGGCTGCAGGGATCGGCACGTTTATTTTTCACGGAGTGACGGGCGGGGGGGTACCGGTATTCCTTGGATCGAGTTTTGCTTTTATCGGTGCGATTAAAGCGGTGGCCGGCGAAGATGGAAGCGGACTGCCCTATGCGCTGGGGGGAGTGATCTGTGCGGGGCTCGTATATGTCATTATGTCCGGAATCGTGCGGCTTGGCGGTGCGGAAGTGATCAAGCGCCTTTTTCCGGCGGTGGTCACCGGTCCGGTGATTATGGTGATCGGCTTATCGCTGGCTCCGATCGGGGTGAATATGGCTTCGTCGGACTGGCTGCTTTCGGGGGTTGCGATTCTGACGATTATTGCGGTTTCCTGCTTTATGAAGGGTTTCTTTAAGCTAGTGCCGATCCTGATCGGCATATTTGTCGGCTATGTGCTGGCGGCGGTATTGGGACGCGTGGATTACACGGCTCTGACTGAGGGATCCGGTATTCTGATCGGTGCGCAGAATTTCACATTCCCGAAATTCAGTGCAGGGGCGATCGGGACGATTATGCCGATTGCAGTTGTTTCTGTGATGGAGCATATCGGTGACATCACCACCAACGGTGCGGTGGTTGGAAAGAACTTTTTTGAAAAGCCCGGTCTGCACCGTACACTGCTTGGTGACGGCCTGGCCACGATGTGTTCGGGGCTGTTCGGCGGACCGCCGAATACGACCTATTCTGAAAACACCGGCGTGCTGGCCGTGACGAAAAACTATAATCCGTCAGTCATTCGTATTGCCGCGGGTGTGGCTATTCTGCTGGGAATCTTCAGTCCGGTGGGGGCCTTTCTGCAGACGATTCCGAAGGCGGTGATGGGCGGGGTGAGTTTTATTCTGTTCGGGATGATTGCCTCGGTCGGGATCCGTACAATCAGTAATGCGCAGCTGAATTTCAACCGCAGCCGCAATCTGATTATTGTGGCGCTGATTCTGGTCTGCGGACTGGGCGGGGTGTCGTTCACCATCGGCGGCGTGGAGTTGAAGGGCATCGGTCTGTCGGCACTGGTCGGTATGATCGCCAACCTGGTGCTGCACATTATTCTGCCGGACGACCCGGATAATGACTGA
- a CDS encoding RNA-binding transcriptional accessory protein: MTTETPAFDPVPFVSKDLNISSRQVAAVAKLFAEGNTVPFIARYRKEVHGNLDEVQISDIQEKLTYYNTLESRRQTILNSIEEQGKLTDELKRKIEQCHSKTGLEDLYLPYKPKRRTRAMIAREKGLEPLAELILGQGASGHVETEASRFINKEKEVLTPEDALQGARDIVAEQIAEKAEIRALIREAYFKTGTIISEPALSSEKDENSKYKDYFDFSQSIEDIPSHRYLAIRRGETEGVLRRKLSIDAEPQIERMKELTGANPASPFFPELEKAIHDAYKRLLTTSVEIDVSVEMKMKADRSAVEVFAKNLRNLLLAAPYGEKAVIGIDPGLRTGCKCVALDATGKYLDTITIYLGQGADKEKQAGIKLAEFIEKHQPMAIAVGNGTAGRETEAFVKSLLKDMRSKISVVSVSEAGASVYSASPIAREEFPDLDLTIRGAISIARRLQDPLAELVKVDPKSIGVGQYQHDVYQQLLKDKLDEVVVSCVNHVGVELNTASAPLLSRVAGIGDSLAKKIVAYRNEHGAFKSREELLKVSGLGPRAFEQAAGFLRVRGGDNPLDASAVHPERYKLVEQIAEDLGEPLEKLVGNVEIVKKINIANYVSEEVGELTLKDIIAELNKPGRDPREQFEEVGFRDDVMEMKDLKEGMELKGIVTNVTAFGAFVDIGVHQDGLVHISELSNQFVKDPADVVQAGDRINVRVLEVDLQRKRISLSAKKKNAPKNAHGRKPRGNQNQRRNANRPRNDKGRPDNRPRGFVNNPFADL, translated from the coding sequence ATGACAACTGAGACACCCGCATTCGATCCCGTTCCTTTCGTATCGAAGGACCTCAATATATCCAGTCGACAGGTCGCTGCCGTGGCAAAGCTTTTTGCCGAAGGCAACACCGTCCCGTTTATTGCCCGCTATCGTAAAGAAGTGCACGGCAACCTCGACGAAGTACAGATTTCCGACATTCAGGAAAAGCTCACCTACTACAACACCCTTGAATCCCGCCGTCAGACCATTCTCAACTCCATTGAGGAACAGGGCAAACTGACGGATGAGCTGAAAAGGAAAATTGAGCAGTGCCACTCCAAAACCGGGCTTGAAGACCTCTATCTGCCTTACAAACCCAAACGCCGTACCCGCGCGATGATTGCCCGGGAAAAAGGCCTCGAACCGCTGGCGGAGCTGATTCTCGGTCAGGGAGCTTCCGGCCATGTCGAAACCGAGGCGTCCAGATTCATCAACAAAGAAAAAGAGGTTCTGACCCCGGAGGATGCGCTTCAGGGTGCGCGTGATATCGTGGCGGAACAGATTGCTGAAAAAGCGGAAATCCGCGCGCTGATTCGCGAAGCCTACTTCAAAACCGGCACCATCATTTCCGAACCCGCCCTTTCTTCTGAAAAAGATGAAAACTCAAAATACAAAGACTACTTCGATTTTTCGCAGTCCATTGAAGATATTCCTTCCCACCGCTACCTCGCCATCCGCCGGGGCGAAACCGAGGGCGTACTTCGCCGGAAACTGAGCATTGATGCAGAACCGCAAATAGAGCGGATGAAAGAACTGACCGGAGCCAACCCCGCCTCACCTTTTTTTCCTGAACTGGAAAAAGCCATACATGATGCTTACAAACGACTGCTCACCACCAGCGTTGAAATCGATGTCTCGGTTGAAATGAAAATGAAGGCCGACCGCTCGGCAGTGGAAGTCTTCGCCAAAAACCTGCGGAATCTGCTACTGGCCGCTCCGTATGGCGAAAAGGCGGTTATCGGCATCGACCCCGGTCTGCGTACCGGATGCAAATGCGTCGCGCTTGATGCCACCGGGAAATACCTCGACACCATCACCATCTATCTCGGACAGGGAGCGGACAAAGAAAAACAGGCCGGAATCAAACTTGCTGAATTCATTGAAAAACATCAACCGATGGCGATTGCGGTCGGTAATGGAACCGCCGGCCGCGAAACGGAAGCTTTTGTAAAATCGCTGCTCAAAGATATGCGTTCGAAAATCAGCGTGGTTTCTGTGAGTGAAGCCGGCGCCTCCGTCTATTCCGCCTCACCGATTGCACGCGAAGAATTTCCCGATCTCGACCTCACCATCCGCGGCGCCATCTCTATTGCCCGACGACTGCAGGACCCGCTGGCCGAACTCGTAAAAGTCGATCCTAAATCGATCGGCGTCGGCCAGTATCAGCACGACGTTTACCAGCAGCTCCTTAAAGACAAACTCGATGAAGTCGTCGTCAGTTGTGTAAACCACGTCGGAGTCGAACTCAACACCGCCAGTGCCCCTCTGCTCTCCCGCGTCGCCGGCATCGGCGACAGTCTGGCCAAAAAGATCGTGGCCTACCGCAATGAGCACGGCGCGTTCAAATCCCGCGAAGAACTGCTGAAGGTTTCCGGTCTCGGGCCCCGCGCCTTCGAGCAGGCCGCCGGATTCCTCCGCGTACGCGGCGGTGATAACCCGCTCGACGCATCGGCCGTTCATCCGGAACGATATAAACTGGTTGAACAGATTGCCGAAGATCTGGGCGAACCGCTTGAAAAACTGGTCGGGAATGTCGAGATCGTGAAAAAGATCAACATAGCCAATTATGTCTCAGAAGAGGTCGGCGAACTGACCCTGAAAGATATCATTGCCGAACTGAACAAACCGGGCCGCGACCCCCGTGAGCAGTTTGAAGAAGTCGGTTTCCGTGACGATGTCATGGAGATGAAAGACCTTAAAGAAGGAATGGAACTGAAAGGTATTGTGACCAATGTCACCGCATTCGGCGCCTTTGTCGATATCGGCGTGCATCAGGATGGGCTGGTTCACATTTCGGAACTCTCCAACCAGTTTGTAAAAGATCCGGCCGACGTGGTGCAGGCGGGCGACCGCATCAATGTCCGTGTTCTCGAAGTTGACCTGCAGCGCAAACGTATTTCACTTTCCGCGAAAAAGAAAAACGCGCCGAAAAATGCCCATGGCCGGAAACCGCGCGGAAATCAGAATCAGCGCCGCAACGCCAACAGACCGCGGAATGATAAAGGCCGGCCCGACAACCGGCCCCGCGGTTTCGTCAATAATCCCTTCGCCGACTTATAA
- a CDS encoding mechanosensitive ion channel — translation MDGWEYFRSNLLTLAAMAAAFIVAGGIIASAHHLLLGRRKNMEQARQFPRQIIMVLVILFCTIGIILALPVSESARNQLIGLLGILLSGMIAFSSSSAMANLIAGFLLRITRPFRIGDFIRVQDHFGRVSEMGLFDTEIQSETRELIHIPNAVLVRNPVSTTHRAGALISVTLSLGYELDHAKIEKLLIQSAELSGLKDPFVHIIELGNFSISYRVSGVLEELKGMITAKSRLHAEILDTLHRENIEIMSPGYMNQRRLDENRKAIPPSVSVETPSSAPAAEEIIFDKAEEAERQETEKQTLQHNLETLEQELKTAEGDEKKKLKAQLQTLSQRLDNLNKSENEDR, via the coding sequence ATGGACGGATGGGAGTATTTTCGAAGCAACCTGTTGACGCTGGCGGCTATGGCCGCTGCATTCATCGTGGCGGGCGGAATCATCGCCAGCGCACACCATCTGCTGCTGGGCCGCAGAAAAAATATGGAGCAGGCCCGCCAGTTTCCCCGTCAGATCATTATGGTACTGGTGATCCTGTTCTGCACCATCGGGATTATTCTTGCACTGCCGGTCAGTGAATCGGCCCGGAATCAGTTAATCGGCCTGCTGGGTATTCTGCTCTCCGGGATGATCGCCTTTTCTTCGTCATCGGCCATGGCCAATCTCATTGCAGGCTTCCTGCTGCGGATAACCCGGCCGTTCCGCATCGGCGACTTTATCCGGGTGCAGGATCATTTCGGGAGGGTATCCGAAATGGGACTTTTCGATACCGAAATTCAGTCGGAAACACGGGAACTCATCCACATTCCCAATGCAGTTCTGGTGCGCAACCCCGTATCAACGACCCATCGTGCAGGTGCCCTGATCTCGGTGACCCTTTCACTCGGCTATGAACTTGACCATGCCAAGATCGAAAAACTGCTGATTCAATCCGCCGAACTGAGCGGGCTGAAGGATCCTTTTGTGCACATTATCGAGCTCGGAAACTTTTCGATTTCCTACCGGGTCTCCGGTGTCCTCGAAGAGCTGAAAGGCATGATCACGGCGAAATCCCGCCTGCATGCCGAAATTCTCGACACCCTTCACCGTGAAAACATCGAAATCATGTCCCCCGGTTATATGAACCAGCGTCGCCTTGACGAAAACCGGAAGGCCATACCGCCCTCTGTCTCCGTCGAAACCCCGTCCTCTGCCCCGGCGGCCGAAGAGATCATCTTCGACAAAGCCGAAGAGGCCGAACGTCAGGAAACTGAAAAGCAAACCTTACAACACAACCTCGAAACGCTGGAACAGGAGCTGAAAACCGCTGAGGGCGATGAAAAGAAAAAGCTCAAAGCACAGCTTCAGACCCTTTCGCAACGTCTGGATAATCTGAACAAGTCCGAAAACGAAGACCGCTGA
- a CDS encoding chloride channel protein produces the protein MYQNTRAALNRFNISDNTFATLLAVVIGLLGGLGNYLFRKTIELFHWLVVEQSSMLFDISLEEWNLRRLLVVFMPVIGGLLMIPMWIFFGKDLKGGFAGFLVNVNLKGAKLPFRPLFTRGLAAAITLGTGGSAGQEGPIAVICGTIGSQLGRLFKIRGSQLKVLVACGAAAGVAATFNAPIAGVFFATEIVLLSSFEVVSFTQIVIASGIATVLSRAMLGNSSELVVQAYTMESYWELGLYLLLGLIIGGLAAVFINIYYRIKDVIDATRLPKLAKPVMGGLVVGLIGLFLPQVFGNGYDFMGEVLSGQYAWHLLLLLVLAKMIATGVTIGSGLPGGLFAPCLFIGAVAGGAFGHLMAVLIPGAAFSPGAYALVGMGAFLAATTHAPMTAIFLLFEITDSYELIIPIMLTCVIGTAIARHLKKESLETVELTRVGIDLEAGKERNIMKSLTVGEVMQTHVETIPENMTLREFADFIQRTQHTNFPLVNVAGELTGIISVQDFMDVVFENNLMDLVVVKELATTDVITVFAEENLDTAMRRIGYRNIEQLPVVDRETRRRLHGIISRHDMISAYNRALMNRTCALEEAES, from the coding sequence CTGTATCAGAATACCCGGGCTGCACTGAATCGATTTAATATCAGCGACAACACATTCGCGACCCTGCTGGCCGTAGTTATCGGGTTGCTCGGAGGACTCGGTAATTATCTGTTCCGTAAAACCATTGAGCTGTTTCACTGGCTGGTGGTTGAACAGTCCTCGATGCTGTTTGATATCAGTTTAGAGGAGTGGAATTTAAGACGGCTGCTGGTTGTGTTCATGCCGGTGATCGGCGGGCTGCTGATGATTCCGATGTGGATCTTTTTCGGGAAAGATCTCAAAGGCGGTTTTGCCGGCTTTCTGGTAAACGTGAATCTTAAAGGGGCCAAACTTCCGTTTAGACCGCTGTTTACCCGAGGTCTGGCGGCGGCTATTACGCTGGGTACCGGCGGCAGTGCCGGTCAGGAAGGGCCGATTGCTGTCATCTGCGGCACCATCGGCAGCCAGCTCGGCCGACTGTTTAAAATTCGCGGTTCCCAGCTTAAAGTTCTGGTGGCCTGCGGCGCTGCGGCCGGAGTGGCCGCCACTTTCAATGCACCGATTGCCGGTGTTTTTTTTGCGACTGAGATTGTTCTGCTTTCGTCGTTTGAGGTGGTCAGTTTCACCCAGATCGTAATTGCCAGCGGTATTGCCACGGTACTTTCGCGGGCGATGCTGGGCAACAGCTCCGAGCTTGTGGTGCAGGCGTACACGATGGAGAGTTATTGGGAGCTGGGGCTCTATCTGCTGCTCGGTCTCATTATCGGAGGACTGGCCGCTGTATTTATTAATATCTATTACCGCATCAAAGATGTCATCGACGCCACCAGACTTCCGAAGCTGGCGAAGCCGGTGATGGGCGGTCTGGTGGTGGGATTGATCGGACTGTTTCTGCCGCAGGTATTCGGTAACGGGTATGATTTTATGGGCGAAGTGTTATCCGGTCAGTATGCCTGGCATCTGCTGTTGCTGCTGGTTTTGGCCAAGATGATTGCGACGGGAGTTACCATTGGGTCCGGGCTTCCGGGCGGACTTTTTGCGCCGTGTCTGTTTATCGGCGCCGTTGCCGGTGGTGCTTTCGGTCATTTGATGGCCGTGCTGATACCGGGGGCGGCTTTTTCTCCGGGAGCCTATGCGTTGGTGGGTATGGGGGCTTTTCTTGCAGCTACAACTCATGCGCCGATGACGGCCATTTTTCTGCTTTTTGAAATTACCGACAGTTATGAGCTGATCATTCCGATTATGCTGACCTGTGTGATCGGTACCGCTATCGCCCGGCATCTGAAAAAAGAGAGTCTGGAAACGGTGGAACTGACCCGTGTCGGTATTGATTTGGAGGCGGGGAAAGAGCGCAATATCATGAAGAGTCTGACGGTGGGTGAAGTGATGCAGACTCACGTTGAGACCATTCCCGAAAATATGACGTTGCGTGAATTCGCCGATTTTATTCAGCGCACACAGCACACCAATTTTCCGCTCGTCAACGTCGCCGGTGAATTGACCGGGATTATTTCGGTACAGGATTTTATGGATGTTGTTTTCGAGAACAACCTGATGGATCTGGTTGTGGTCAAGGAACTGGCCACTACGGACGTTATCACCGTTTTTGCCGAGGAAAATCTGGATACGGCGATGCGCAGAATCGGCTATCGTAATATTGAACAGCTGCCGGTGGTTGATCGCGAAACCCGGCGCCGGCTGCACGGAATCATCTCGCGCCACGATATGATTTCGGCCTACAACCGCGCGCTGATGAACCGGACCTGCGCGTTGGAAGAAGCGGAATCCTGA